One stretch of Oncorhynchus tshawytscha isolate Ot180627B linkage group LG21, Otsh_v2.0, whole genome shotgun sequence DNA includes these proteins:
- the LOC112238716 gene encoding zinc finger C4H2 domain-containing protein isoform X5 gives MGDEQEIMCKLENIMEIRNKTVQMQKIKSRLKSEFESLESEEKHLKEYKQEMDLLMQEKMAHVEELRLIHADINVMESTIKQSENDLNKLLETTRRLHDEYKPLKEHVDALRMTLGLHRLPNLNEEEEKLSLDYFEKQKAEWQKEPHEPTIPESLAAAAAAAQQLQVSRKQDARQTATFRQQPPPMKACLSCHQQIHRNAPICPLCKAKSRSRNPKKPKRKPDE, from the exons ATGGGGGACGAACAAGAGATAATGTGCAAACTAGAAAACATTATGGAAATACG GAATAAGACGGTACAGATGCAGAAGATCAAGTCTCGTCTGAAGTCAGAGTTTGAGTCCCTAGAGTCTGAGGAGAAACATCTGAAGGAATACAAACAGGAGATGGACCTCCTAATGCAGGAGAAGATGGCCCATGTAGAGGAGCTACGACTCATACATGCTGATATCAATGTG ATGGAGAGCACTATAAAGCAGTCAGAGAACGACCTGAACAAGCTGCTGGAGACGACGCGGAGGCTCCATGATGAGTACAAACCCCTGAAGGAACATGTCGACGCCCTCAGGATGACCCTGGGCCTTCACAGACTGCCCAACCTCAACGAAGAGGAGGAGAAACTCTCTCTGGA TTACTTTGAGAAGCAGAAGGCTGAGTGGCAGAAGGAGCCTCATGAGCCCACCATCCCAGAATCCCTTGCAGCAGCGGCTGCCGCGGCCCAACAGCTCCAGGTCTCCCGGAAACAAGATGCCCGCCAGACCGCCACCTTCAGACAACAGCCTCCTCCCATGAAG gCCTGTCTGTCATGCCACCAGCAGATCCATCGTAACGCTCCTATCTGTCCACTGTGCAAGGCCAAGAGTCGCTCCCGCAACCCCAAGAAACCTAAGAGGAAGCCTGacgagtag
- the LOC112238716 gene encoding zinc finger C4H2 domain-containing protein isoform X4 has product MGDEQEIMCKLENIMEIRNKTVQMQKIKSRLKSEFESLESEEKHLKEYKQEMDLLMQEKMAHVEELRLIHADINVMESTIKQSENDLNKLLETTRRLHDEYKPLKEHVDALRMTLGLHRLPNLNEEEEKLSLDYFEKQKAEWQKEPHEPTIPESLAAAAAAAQQLQVSRKQDARQTATFRQQPPPMKVHSTHPPMKACLSCHQQIHRNAPICPLCKAKSRSRNPKKPKRKPDE; this is encoded by the exons ATGGGGGACGAACAAGAGATAATGTGCAAACTAGAAAACATTATGGAAATACG GAATAAGACGGTACAGATGCAGAAGATCAAGTCTCGTCTGAAGTCAGAGTTTGAGTCCCTAGAGTCTGAGGAGAAACATCTGAAGGAATACAAACAGGAGATGGACCTCCTAATGCAGGAGAAGATGGCCCATGTAGAGGAGCTACGACTCATACATGCTGATATCAATGTG ATGGAGAGCACTATAAAGCAGTCAGAGAACGACCTGAACAAGCTGCTGGAGACGACGCGGAGGCTCCATGATGAGTACAAACCCCTGAAGGAACATGTCGACGCCCTCAGGATGACCCTGGGCCTTCACAGACTGCCCAACCTCAACGAAGAGGAGGAGAAACTCTCTCTGGA TTACTTTGAGAAGCAGAAGGCTGAGTGGCAGAAGGAGCCTCATGAGCCCACCATCCCAGAATCCCTTGCAGCAGCGGCTGCCGCGGCCCAACAGCTCCAGGTCTCCCGGAAACAAGATGCCCGCCAGACCGCCACCTTCAGACAACAGCCTCCTCCCATGAAGGTACACAGTACACACCCTCCTATGaag gCCTGTCTGTCATGCCACCAGCAGATCCATCGTAACGCTCCTATCTGTCCACTGTGCAAGGCCAAGAGTCGCTCCCGCAACCCCAAGAAACCTAAGAGGAAGCCTGacgagtag
- the cuedc2 gene encoding CUE domain-containing protein 2, whose product MDLHKIIHDTLQEFIQTCIPEADLSSLDDVLLPYITGVLEDLGSQESVEENFDVEVFVEMLEAYIPGFAEIDSVNVCDMMFSLASKLATARSSENSVPKARMEVPLTVSATSTGPPVREMHCLTTQTEGATAKVPFPEWEAQEPLLLEMFPKCRLSEARSALSIAKGDMEEAVRLIIEGDIQLSHTPLNVNHGKMGSPQAEQKMKESILEKYMLVDREEDKKTHRPVAPKDAPKKLVRYHSNQVVTTKGERYQLVKKEETEEVKKTYVSIKPARKYRFH is encoded by the coding sequence ATGGACCTTCACAAGATAATCCACGATACCCTGCAGGAGTTCATTCAGACATGCATTCCCGAAGCAGACCTGAGTTCCCTGGATGATGTGTTGCTTCCCTACATCACTGGAGTCCTGGAGGATCTGGGATCTCAGGAGAGCGTGGAGGAGAACTTTGACGTGGAGGTCTTTGTAGAAATGCTGGAGGCCTACATTCCTGGCTTTGCTGAAATTGACAGTGTTAACGTTTGTGATATGATGTTCAGCCTGGCTTCAAAACTAGCCACAGCCCGGAGTTCAGAAAATAGTGTGCCAAAGGCTAGAATGGAGGTCCCACTGACAGTCAGCGCTACCTCCACTGGGCCTCCTGTGAGGGAGATGCACTGCCTTACTACACAGACTGAGGGGGCCACCGCCAAGGTGCCATTCCCTGAGTGGGAGGCCCAGGAGCCGCTCCTTCTGGAGATGTTCCCCAAGTGCAGACTATCAGAGGCCAGGAGTGCGTTGTCCATTGCTAAAGGTGACATGGAGGAGGCTGTCCGCCTCATCATCGAAGGAGACATCCAGCTCAGCCACACACCTCTAAACGTAAACCATGGGAAGATGGGTTCCCCTCAGGCAGAGCAGAAGATGAAAGAGAGCATCCTGGAGAAGTACATGCTAGTGGACAGGGAGGAGGATAAGAAAACACACAGGCCTGTTGCACCTAAAGATGCCCCTAAGAAACTGGTGCGTTACCACAGCAACCAGGTGGTGACCACAAAAGGGGAGCGGTACCAACTGGTGAAGAAagaggagacggaggaggtgAAGAAAACTTACGTCAGCATCAAACCCGCACGCAAATACAGATTCCATTGA
- the LOC112238716 gene encoding zinc finger C4H2 domain-containing protein isoform X3, whose protein sequence is MNKTVQMQKIKSRLKSEFESLESEEKHLKEYKQEMDLLMQEKMAHVEELRLIHADINVMESTIKQSENDLNKLLETTRRLHDEYKPLKEHVDALRMTLGLHRLPNLNEEEEKLSLESVHILYTHTFTHTSTVLFAIFYLCCHSYFEKQKAEWQKEPHEPTIPESLAAAAAAAQQLQVSRKQDARQTATFRQQPPPMKVHSTHPPMKACLSCHQQIHRNAPICPLCKAKSRSRNPKKPKRKPDE, encoded by the exons at GAATAAGACGGTACAGATGCAGAAGATCAAGTCTCGTCTGAAGTCAGAGTTTGAGTCCCTAGAGTCTGAGGAGAAACATCTGAAGGAATACAAACAGGAGATGGACCTCCTAATGCAGGAGAAGATGGCCCATGTAGAGGAGCTACGACTCATACATGCTGATATCAATGTG ATGGAGAGCACTATAAAGCAGTCAGAGAACGACCTGAACAAGCTGCTGGAGACGACGCGGAGGCTCCATGATGAGTACAAACCCCTGAAGGAACATGTCGACGCCCTCAGGATGACCCTGGGCCTTCACAGACTGCCCAACCTCAACGAAGAGGAGGAGAAACTCTCTCTGGAGTCAGTAcacatactatacacacacactttcacacacacatcaACTGTTCTCTTTGCTATCTTCTATCTCTGTTGCCATAGTTACTTTGAGAAGCAGAAGGCTGAGTGGCAGAAGGAGCCTCATGAGCCCACCATCCCAGAATCCCTTGCAGCAGCGGCTGCCGCGGCCCAACAGCTCCAGGTCTCCCGGAAACAAGATGCCCGCCAGACCGCCACCTTCAGACAACAGCCTCCTCCCATGAAGGTACACAGTACACACCCTCCTATGaag gCCTGTCTGTCATGCCACCAGCAGATCCATCGTAACGCTCCTATCTGTCCACTGTGCAAGGCCAAGAGTCGCTCCCGCAACCCCAAGAAACCTAAGAGGAAGCCTGacgagtag
- the LOC112238716 gene encoding zinc finger C4H2 domain-containing protein isoform X1 produces the protein MTCRIIQSQEVVGDYKQNMKPTRNKTVQMQKIKSRLKSEFESLESEEKHLKEYKQEMDLLMQEKMAHVEELRLIHADINVMESTIKQSENDLNKLLETTRRLHDEYKPLKEHVDALRMTLGLHRLPNLNEEEEKLSLESVHILYTHTFTHTSTVLFAIFYLCCHSYFEKQKAEWQKEPHEPTIPESLAAAAAAAQQLQVSRKQDARQTATFRQQPPPMKVHSTHPPMKACLSCHQQIHRNAPICPLCKAKSRSRNPKKPKRKPDE, from the exons ATGA CCTGCAGGATCATCCAATCGCAAGAGGTCGTAGGGGACTACAAGCAAAACATGAAGCCCAcaag GAATAAGACGGTACAGATGCAGAAGATCAAGTCTCGTCTGAAGTCAGAGTTTGAGTCCCTAGAGTCTGAGGAGAAACATCTGAAGGAATACAAACAGGAGATGGACCTCCTAATGCAGGAGAAGATGGCCCATGTAGAGGAGCTACGACTCATACATGCTGATATCAATGTG ATGGAGAGCACTATAAAGCAGTCAGAGAACGACCTGAACAAGCTGCTGGAGACGACGCGGAGGCTCCATGATGAGTACAAACCCCTGAAGGAACATGTCGACGCCCTCAGGATGACCCTGGGCCTTCACAGACTGCCCAACCTCAACGAAGAGGAGGAGAAACTCTCTCTGGAGTCAGTAcacatactatacacacacactttcacacacacatcaACTGTTCTCTTTGCTATCTTCTATCTCTGTTGCCATAGTTACTTTGAGAAGCAGAAGGCTGAGTGGCAGAAGGAGCCTCATGAGCCCACCATCCCAGAATCCCTTGCAGCAGCGGCTGCCGCGGCCCAACAGCTCCAGGTCTCCCGGAAACAAGATGCCCGCCAGACCGCCACCTTCAGACAACAGCCTCCTCCCATGAAGGTACACAGTACACACCCTCCTATGaag gCCTGTCTGTCATGCCACCAGCAGATCCATCGTAACGCTCCTATCTGTCCACTGTGCAAGGCCAAGAGTCGCTCCCGCAACCCCAAGAAACCTAAGAGGAAGCCTGacgagtag
- the LOC112238716 gene encoding zinc finger C4H2 domain-containing protein isoform X2, whose protein sequence is MGDEQEIMCKLENIMEIRNKTVQMQKIKSRLKSEFESLESEEKHLKEYKQEMDLLMQEKMAHVEELRLIHADINVMESTIKQSENDLNKLLETTRRLHDEYKPLKEHVDALRMTLGLHRLPNLNEEEEKLSLESVHILYTHTFTHTSTVLFAIFYLCCHSYFEKQKAEWQKEPHEPTIPESLAAAAAAAQQLQVSRKQDARQTATFRQQPPPMKVHSTHPPMKACLSCHQQIHRNAPICPLCKAKSRSRNPKKPKRKPDE, encoded by the exons ATGGGGGACGAACAAGAGATAATGTGCAAACTAGAAAACATTATGGAAATACG GAATAAGACGGTACAGATGCAGAAGATCAAGTCTCGTCTGAAGTCAGAGTTTGAGTCCCTAGAGTCTGAGGAGAAACATCTGAAGGAATACAAACAGGAGATGGACCTCCTAATGCAGGAGAAGATGGCCCATGTAGAGGAGCTACGACTCATACATGCTGATATCAATGTG ATGGAGAGCACTATAAAGCAGTCAGAGAACGACCTGAACAAGCTGCTGGAGACGACGCGGAGGCTCCATGATGAGTACAAACCCCTGAAGGAACATGTCGACGCCCTCAGGATGACCCTGGGCCTTCACAGACTGCCCAACCTCAACGAAGAGGAGGAGAAACTCTCTCTGGAGTCAGTAcacatactatacacacacactttcacacacacatcaACTGTTCTCTTTGCTATCTTCTATCTCTGTTGCCATAGTTACTTTGAGAAGCAGAAGGCTGAGTGGCAGAAGGAGCCTCATGAGCCCACCATCCCAGAATCCCTTGCAGCAGCGGCTGCCGCGGCCCAACAGCTCCAGGTCTCCCGGAAACAAGATGCCCGCCAGACCGCCACCTTCAGACAACAGCCTCCTCCCATGAAGGTACACAGTACACACCCTCCTATGaag gCCTGTCTGTCATGCCACCAGCAGATCCATCGTAACGCTCCTATCTGTCCACTGTGCAAGGCCAAGAGTCGCTCCCGCAACCCCAAGAAACCTAAGAGGAAGCCTGacgagtag